The window GACCTGTAGCTCAGGCCTAACTCCTGGTTACTGGGGAATTGCCTAGCGACCAGCCGATCCTTTGCTGAGAATCATTCCCTATTTCCAGTACTCAGTATTTGGACACTGGTTGCGACGGCCGGGCATGGGGGACTTTAGGGACCAGCTACTGTGGCCGTCTTTTCTTGAGTACCAAGGGCTTCTCTCCTGGCTGCCAAAAGGCAGTCCTGCTTGCAGGGCCGCCATCTTTAGCCAGGGAAACACCAGTTACTGTGAGCATCACCCTGAGATGGTGAGACACCCTCCCAGTCAGTCCTTGCTGCTGCCAACCAAATCAGTATTAGCTTTGAGCACTGCACTCTGCTTCTCCCTCAGTGGGCCCCAGGACTATGAAGAAGTGCTGTTTGAGGCAGGGTGTCGGGGGAGCCCCTCTCCTGGGCTCTGGATAGATAGGAGCAGCCTGGGGCTTATAGGAAAACAAGTGGTTTCGCCACCCTCTTTTCCAGGGAAAACCTCATAATTGCCTCAAACCAGCAAAAGTAGATAGCAAGAGTCtggcccttcccctccccaaTTCTTCCTCCCCATTCCTGAAGAAATTAAGCACTTATAAGACCTCCCTTTTGGAGGGGACGTGGTTTATTCAGTGTGTGAGACaggaagctgcaatactttggccacctgatgcaaaagagccaattcactggaaaagaccctgatgctggggaagactgaaggcaaaaggagaaggaggcagaagaggatgaggtggttagatagcatcaccgatttaatggacatgaatttgagcaaactctgggagatagtggagggatggaggagcctggcgtgctgcagtccatgaagtcacgaagagacggacacgacgtagtgactgaacaacaagtgagCAGGGGAAAGGACACAGTTGAGCTCACAAATAGGCCCAAGGACTCCCCAGGGCTGTCAGAGCCTGTCTTAGCTCTGACTCCTTCCAGCCCCTCCCTGTCCTCAGGGAAGACTGCAGGGTCACTGGGCCTCACGGCTTAGGCCCAGGGCAGGCAAGGATGAAACTCCAAGCCAGCTAGGCACAGTCCAGGGGTGGGAAGAGAGCCAAGAGCACTGACCCACGAGGCCCTACATGGCAATGGAGCCGTCCCGGAAGTCCATCCTCCCGATGAGGATGCTGACCACAACCGGGGGGCCATCCTGGCACCACTGCTGGGCGTCACGCAGCACCTGACCACCTGATCCTCATTCTCGCGTGAGAGCAGCAAGCCCTGGGCCCCCAGTCCCTGGGCTGCCTTGTGATAATCTGAAACGGGAGGGCAAGTCAGAATGGTGGCAGAAACCCAGCCCCCCATGCAGGTAGCCCAGGAGAGGAATACACGTTCAGCTGACCCTGAAATGGCGTTCCCCCTCCCCGCCCATCCAGGCCCCTCTCACCAGTGTAAGCCAAGCCACAGGCCACATTGCTGCCCAGAGAGGGCACCTGCTCCCTGGAAATCTGGGTCCAGCCAGCATCATTTCCTATCAAGGCCATCACTGGGATctgcagggagggagaggaggccagGCCAAGGCCTTCAGTCCCAAGGCTTGGCCAGCGGCAGGTGAGAGGCAGGGACAGGACCTCTGCCAGATAAGGAGCTCCCTCCCCAGTCCACCCCTGAGGATATCTCCCAGAATCCCAGGCTCTGAGCTTCCCTTAGGCCAGCCCGCCCGGTCACCTTGTGTCTGACGAAGGTGTCAAATTCGATGAGGCTATAGCCAAACGCTCCATCCCCAAACAAGCACCAGACCTGAGGTGGGTACCAAGGATGGTTGGGCTGGCTTACGGCCCAGAAAGCAGCAAGCCTCCCGCACCCAGCACACTCTGACTCACCTCAGCATCTGGCCGACACAGTTTGGCCCCAAGTGCAAATCCGgcaccaacccccagagtcccAAAGGCCCCTAGGAGAACCAAGAGCAGGTGTAAAGAGGCCCAGAGGAGTGCAAGCTGCCCCAGGTGTAGGTCTGCCCTTACCAGGATCAAGCCAACGCAAGGGCCCACGGGGCTGCACCAGGTAGGCAGCTGTGCCCACGAAGTCCCCGCCATCAACCACCAGGATGGAGTTGTCAGGCAGAGTGTCCTCCACCAGCTGCAGGACCCGCACCGGGTTAAGATGCTGGGCTACGGGCATCAGTGCCTTCTCCCTGTGACGGAGCAAGGCAGGTCAGCAGAGCCAGCAGCCTAGCCCGCCAGGAACCCATGACCCACCAAGTCCACTCTACCCAGCCCCCACCGAAAGGCCTGCTCCTTCTGTTGGTCGGCTTGCCGAAGCTCCTCTGCCCAGTCTGAGGCCCACATCTGACCCCGGAGGCCCTCCACCAGCTTCACCACGAAggagcccacatctcctggggaaggaagagggCACAGCTGTGGGGAGAAGGCCACCTCCTACCCTTTAACCACCAGAGACCCAAAGGCAGCAGGAAGCCAACAGGCATCTGAAGCAAGGAAGCAGGTAgtggggaaggtgggggtggagATGGCCTAAGGCAAAATGAGTGAAATACCCCAGAGCCTGCCAGAACCAGGATTAGGGCAACAGGGGTGAGGGAGAGCAAGGCCAAAGTGAGTTggcggggcttccctggggcctcagtggtaaagaatccgtctaccaatgcaggagacacaggttcgatccctggtccgggaagatctcacatgccactgagcaaccaagctcatgcaccacaactactgagcctgtgctctggagcccaggagcggaaccctagagcctgtactccacatCAAGAGGAgccccacagtgagaagcctgcacactgaaactaaagagtagcccccactggccacaaccagagaaaagcccatgcagcaatgaagacccggtgcagccaaaaataaaaaaattacaaagtgagTTAGAAACTCATatctgcctctgtctcctgcctcccCCTTCACACCCTAGGTCACACAGAGGCAGGTCAATTCTGCCTCTGAAACATGTCACTAAACACACCTCTATCGTCCAAGTACATCTCAACAACCCAGGCACACAGAGTATTGGAGAGCAACCAAATTAGCCAATGACGATGTACCTttcatcagctccatctcagaaaTGATCACACAGAGGCTCAGCGAAGCTGAGTTTctcctccctgcccatcccaACTCCAGGCCTCATGGTTGCTGTCCTGGCCTTAACAGCCCCCTTGCCTCTACGTGGTCCTCTCCAACTTGCTGCCCATCAGCtgctccagtgggtcttcccaaacATGAATGCACATGGTGCCACTTTTTTGCCTGACACAAGTTCCCTCTCACCTACACTGCAGGGTAGAGTCAACGTCCTTGGAACAATGGGCAAAGCAGGACACGGAAAGGCTGTGGAAGAGGACTGAACAGGGGTAGAAGAGCCATGACAGAAAAACTGAGAGACCCCAGGGCAGGCCCTAAGGGCAGTGGGCAACATGGGAGAGTACAGTCAGGAAACGTGATCACATGCACATTCCCGGGCCTTCCCCCTGGTACAcatgctgtgtgtgcatgtgcgtgtgtgctcagtcgggtctgagtctttgtgacctcatggactgtagcccaagaggctcctctgtccatgggatctcccaggcacaaatactggagtggggtgccatttcttcctccaggggatcttcccaacccaaggatcaaacccgcatctcttgcatctcctgcattgtcaagaGGATTGtttatcactagcgccatctgggaagctctggTTTACAGTAAACAGTTTTAGAGGTAGTAACAACTGACCTACGAAGGGGAATGACCATTTTATGcacaataaaaatttctaaaaaaaaccCTACCCTTAGTTCATCCAGAAGCACCTACCAGTCTAAGGGACAAATATGCATCTCCAGCCAACTGGGTGCCCCCTGTGGCAGGATCCAGGCCTTGGTCACCAGCACCCAGCTCAAGCCAGCTGTCAGCAGAGGCCAGAAGAAAAGCGACACATACAAAAGGAGGGACTCACCCTGCACAGCCTCTTGGGGCTTCCAGAAAATGTCTGAGTTGATCAGCATCTCCTTCCGGTCACGGTTGACAACAATGATTTTGCTGCTGCGGCTGAGGACACGCCCATAGGACAGGCGGAAGTCACACACTGCTCCTGGGGAAAGGGGACGGGGTCTCAGCAGACCCAGGACCAGCTTCCTGGGGGTGCCCGCCACCTTACTCAATCCACTGTGGTAGCCCGAATGCAGAAAGGTCCCCATCCCTCACCTCTCCCTGTGCCAGTGCCACCTGCAATAAGACTGCAGGTCCCCACTCCTGGAACCTAGACTGGCCCCTGGACCTATGGTGCTCTGGCCTGTAAGAATGTGCGAGAAGTCATGGCGTGTGTTCCTGAAGCCAGACCTCCAGCAGCCTCGCAGCTTCCACCCTTCTCTCTGATATAACCTTGTTCCCCAAGCCCTGCATGTTTCTCATCACCCACCAAGTGAAGAAGGCCAGGCTGCTTGGCTGGATGATGAGAAACATGGAGGAGGAGGTAGGGGGAGAGAGAAAACTCAGTTACCCCAACCGAGGCCATGCTAGCCCAGTCCTGCAGCCAGTCAACCCCCAAGTACACGAGCCAGCCCAACCACTGCCTTCCCACATCCCTGAATGTAGACTCAAGGATGAGCCCtgccaaaatgagaaaaaaactgtCAACTAACTCATGGGTGGGTCTTGAGAAATAATAAGTGCGTTGTAAGCCATGGCGTTTAGGGTGGTTATTATACAACAGTTGCTAACTGATAAAACTATTATTTGCCTAGCAGGATTCAGAGCACTTTATGTAAGAAGATATGTGTACGGGCTGTGTCAATgttatataatgcatatatatgcaagTACTGTATACACAGCCCCACAGGTGCCCACTCTCTGTCCATGCCCTTCTGTGTAAAGCTGGGTCCCAGACACGACTGGCACCTGGTGAGAAATTAGGGGTGAGAGGTAGGAGGGTGGGTGATTATGAGACTAGGTGCCAGCCAGTACCCAACTAGGGGGGCAAGGTCACATGGGCAGGGAGGTACCTAGAGGGAGCGAAAAGGGAGGGAGGGTAGGAGGACCAGGCCCACCTGCCAGGACGACCACATCTGCCTTCTTCAGGGCAGCCCTGCGGTTCTGCCGGAAATGGAGGGGGTGGTTGCGGCCCAGCAGTCCCCGTGCCATCCCCGCCAGGAAGCAAGGGATGCCCAGGGTCTCCACGGCAACCCTAGGGATCCAGGCAGAACAGAAGTGAGTATGGCCCAGGGCCTGCCCGTCCTCCCAGGGCACCAGGGGACCAGGCATGTGACCCTAACAATAAGGGCAGGCCGGAGGCTTCTCACCGAAGCTTGTCTGAGGATGTCGGAGGCAGCAGGGCCTGGCTCCCAATTAGCATGAGGGGCTTTTTGGCCCGACTCAAGATCTCCACACATCGCTGAACCTGGGGCAAGAGGTGGGGGCTCAAAGAGCTGACCTCGGGTCACCAGGAGGCCCCCAAGTTGACAACCCCGATACCGATTCAGAGAGAAGCCACTCAGCATGTGGCAGAggttggaggaggggtgggggggtccctggccagggaacagAGGTAAGTCACCTGCTGGGGGGAGGCCTGGGGAATGTCCAGGGGCAGAGGTCCCTCAGGCTGAGGCTCCCAAGCTCCTGCAAAGAGGTTGGCCAGGGAATTCGCCAAGTACCTgcgaagagaagaggaagaggccaTTACCAGGAGTAATTACCAGGGTTTCAGAAGCTGAAAGAGAAGGGCCCAGAAAAGGACTGGAAAGGGCAGGAACAGAGGTGGATGAGCAGTGGCCTGGGGACACAGACCCCAGCGGCCAAGTGCCCAGTGGCCTGTTTCCCCTTGGAAGCTTCCAATGACCACCCCAACCTGACACAGACCTTGAGAAATAAGGGCCACAGGCTGGAGCACCAGAATCAGGGGCCAGACCCGCTGGGTCAGACAGATGTGGGCTTGGGTTCTGGCTCTGCTGCTTCCTGTGTGACTCTGGTTGAGagacttaacttttctgagcttcCTCCTCTGTAAGATGTAAAAGGGACCGTCTCTCCCAAGGTCCAGTGGTATATCCACTCAGGATATAAAGCATGTTGCAAAACACTGTGCTGTTGTCTAGGCACTAAGTCATGTGTGTCCAGTtcctttgcaaacccatggactgtatgccaggctcctctgtccatgttattcttcagacaagaatactggagtgggttgccatgcccttcatccagatcttcctgacctggggatctaACCCgactctcttacatctcctgcactggcaggcaggttctttaccactagcaccacctgagaagcttgGTATGTACATATCTATCCCcagctccctaactatcccttcccccatccttccccactgacaaccataagtttgttctctaagtctgtgagtccctttccatttcataaataagttcatttgtatcatttctttttagattccccatataagggatgtcatatgatatttctccatctctatcgcacttacttcactcagcataacAATCTCTagacccatccatgttgctgcaaatggcattatttcattcttttttatggactCAGCCCTATTCTTATTTAAGGTAATAATGATTAATTCTTTTCTACCTCAGCATATGCTTTGCAGTATCAAAATaatctcactttatttttcacaaaatctTAGTCTAGAGAGAAAAAGCCATGTTTGTCCAGcttgcagatgaggaagctgacaTCAAGCAAGGTTTAATCACAATATacataagtcaaatcattatgctgtacaccttaaacctaTACTGTGCTGTTTATGTCAATTagatctcagtaaaactggaagaaaaaaaaagaggtttaaTCATTTGTTCCCAGCTAGCTAGTGGCAGttctgggatttgaacccatctCTCTGGACTTTCATTTCACTCCAGCTACGTTACAGATGGAACATAGCTGTGTGAATTAAGCACTGAAGGTTCCTTCAGGCTGAACCCTAGTGCACCATTAACAAACTGGACAACTGCATGCAAGTCATTCAGCTGCCTTGGGTCTCAGTTAcctaatctgtgaaatgggttgaATAATACCTGAGTCTTAACTCTAAGGGTTATTATAGAAGACATGTGAGTTAACCTGCTACACCGTGAGCTGGCCTTCCAGGTGCTCCTCATATGCCCAGGGAGCAGGGACCTGTCTGTCCTGTTCATGCCCATCCTGGCACCAAGCACATAGTGGCACTCACTAAATATTTGGAGGGGGAGTAGAAGGCAGAGGGGCAAGGACAGGCAAATGGAAGGGACagagggggaagaggaggagaattGATTCTCCTTTCTGTGTCCTGTTTCAGCGAGGTCCACCTCAGTGGTGACCAGAAAGTGATCCCTGTCACATACCTCTGCTCAGTCTATGCCCCTACTTACAACCTTTTTTAGCCTCTCAATGGAAAGACGTTCCTTCATGAAACTTGCGGCTCTTCCAGGAAAACCTTAAAGCTCATCTCACGCCAGGCCTGATGCCCTGCTCTCTCCAACACCCAGGCTACTCACCACTCAAAAGTCCCATAGGAGGCCCCAGAGTGAACTGTGCCCATGCTGTGGGCCTATAGGGACCCACCGTCCCCTTACCCTGTCCTGCTGCAGGTCCAGACACTCATATGagatccatccacatctctgcattCCACAGCCACCAGCTAGATTCcaggccaccatcatctctcatcCCAGGGACTGCCACACCACCTCCCTGGCTTCCCAGCTTCCACCTGACCCCAAAGTCCACTCTCTAGCAAGAGCCACAGGGATCATTAACAAAAACCCAAACCagggcttccatgatggctcagtggtaaaggatccacctgccaaagcagaagacacggcctcaatccctggcctgggaggacCCCACATGCTTTAGGACAACTAAGCtcaggtgccacaactactgagcctgtactctacagcccgggagctgcaactactgagccccacatgctctagagccggtgctccaaacaagagaagccgctgcaatgagaagcccacaaacCGCAACTAGAAGAGAGTAGCCCTGattcaccacaactggagaaaagcctgcatagcaatgaagacccagcacagccaaattaataaaaataaaaaccaaaccagGGTATCCCATGCCAGTGCTTAAGGTCCTAAAATTAAAGGactcaaattaaaaacaaagccccagggactttcctggcagtccagtggttaagactttgcaggggtacaggttcaatccctggtctgggggttcagatcccacatgcctcaagaccaaaaaaacacaaagcagaaGCAACACTGTAACATGTTCAagaccttttatttaaaaaaccacagccatttatttaaaaaaacaaagccccAGGTCTGCCCAGGCACTCCTGCTGACTGCTCTCAGCTCAGCTTCTACCCTTCTCCCCTTTGCTCACCTGCTGCCACCACACGGGCCACTTTGCTTACCAGCCCACAAACTTcattcctgcctcaggacctttgcatatGCTGTCTCCTCTACCTAGGAGAAACTCTAGGTAGAGGAGAAACTCTCCCCGTGGCTGGCTCCTCTCAAACTAATGTGCAAATCAGTGAATGAGTCAAAGAAAGGATGGGTGCTGGCAGGGATCTGTGAGAGAAGCCAGGGAATATGGGAGGGAGTGGGCTACTTACCAGTGGACCGCTCGACTCATGAGGCCCTTGGGCGGCTTAGCTGGCACCATCTCCTTCTGAACCATGAAGTAGGGGTACAGCACGTCCAGAGGCAG is drawn from Bos mutus isolate GX-2022 chromosome 7, NWIPB_WYAK_1.1, whole genome shotgun sequence and contains these coding sequences:
- the ILVBL gene encoding LOW QUALITY PROTEIN: 2-hydroxyacyl-CoA lyase 2 (The sequence of the model RefSeq protein was modified relative to this genomic sequence to represent the inferred CDS: inserted 3 bases in 3 codons): METAVAAAPAWGFFSSFLLLAFRTLVAALLGAAHRLGLFYQLMHKVDTASTRHGGXNVAAVLKAHGVRFLFTLVGGHISPLLVACEKLGIRVVDTRHEVTAVFAADAVARLTGTVGVAAVTAGPGLTNTVTAVKNAQIAQSPVLLLGGAASTLLQVPCPESGALQAIDQIALFRPLCKFCASVRRVRDIIPTLRAAMXAAQSGTPGPVFVELPLDVLYPYFMVQKEMVPAKPPKGLMSRAVHWYLANSLANLFAGAWEPQPEGPLPLDIPQASPQQVQRCVEILSRAKKPLMLIGSQALLPPTSSDKLRVAVETLGIPCFLAGMARGLLGRNHPLHFRQNRRAALKKADVVVLAGAVCDFRLSYGRVLSRSSKIIVVNRDRKEMLINSDIFWKPQEAVQGDVGSFVVKLVEGLRGQMWASDWAEELRQADQQKEQAFREKALMPVAQHLNPVRVLQLVEDTLPDNSILVVDGGDFVGTAAYLVQPRGPLRWLDPGAFGTLGVGAGFALGAKLCRPDAEVWCLFGDGAFGYSLIEFDTFVRHKIPVMALIGNDAGWTQISREQVPSLGSNVACGLAYTDYHKAAQGLGAQGLLLSRENEDQVVXVLRDAQQWCQDGPPVVVSILIGRMDFRDGSIAM